Genomic segment of Clostridium botulinum BKT015925:
TATAATTAATATGTAAATACTATAACCAAAATACAATAAATCTCCTATGTTATAAATGCGATCCCATATAGAAACTCCCTTTAACTTATCTATCATCGCATCTAGTTTACGAATAACTTCTTCAATATCCATATTCTTAAATTCTCTATAAACTAATCTTTCTTTACATTGAAGATGTTCTCTAATATACATGAATATCCAAAAAATTAAATATACCATACAAATATATTTATATGGATCATATTTAATTATGCATATCATATAAACAATTTTTATAATGCCAACTATAAGCATAGGTATTATTAATATTCCTGATCTGTTCATAGCAGCAATAAATTTCTCTTGTGTTTCTACATATGTAGATTCTGTTTCTAATATAGATTCTTTCATGTCCATTAATGCATTTATAAATCTATTATTAATTTGTTTATGACGTATACCTATATTGGATGCATAATATAAAAAGAATATTACAGATAAAATTTTTAAAATAATCATCAATTTTCTCCCTTATATGTATTTTCTATGATGTCTTTTAATTGACAATTACTATTCTAATATTTCTTATATAGCATGTCTATAGTTTCATATCTTCATTTAAAACTACCACCTACTATTATTTTTATTACCCTCTCTAACATTCCTTAATGATGTTATTAATTTTATTATGCAAAACATTTCCCTATATTTAAAAAGGTTCACAAGGTAACCCCTGCAAACCTTCATTAATGTTTCCTATTACTTTGTGGTGATGTATATTAATAATTATGCTTCATGTTTATTTTTTATTATTTACCGCTTGATCCTAGTTTACCAAGTCCACGTTCAGATTTTATATTTTTTAGCTGCTCCCAGCTTACTTCTTTAGTATTAAATGTAGGAACAGGTAACATTACAAACTGAGTAATTGCCTTATTAATAGGTTTAATTATGCAATCTTCTTTTTTTACATATTCGCAAACTCTCACATCTGCATTAGAATCAATAGTTATAAACTTATTTTGTTCTAAATCAAAATGTGTACACTTTTCTATTTCTTCATCAGATTGAGTAGTTATTACAACTGTTTTTTGCAAGTTAGTATTTATTAATGGTATGAAATAGCTATCTCTATATCCTGAGTCTCCAACACCAGCCCCTACTATAATTCCTTTACTTCCCATTCCACCTTTATCAAAGAATTTAGGGAAATATGCTTTATTACAAGCTATTGCAATTCCTGTATCTATCATTCTTAAACTACAAGGCTCTATTACAATTGTTTCAGTCTCACAAGTATATACATCATATCCTGCATCTTCTTCTCTCTTAGTTGGTATAATTGCATTGGGCTTAGTCTTAGCAAAGTATAATTCATTAAATTCTACTTCATCTATAGTAGCTAATTTATTATCTAATAAAGAATTTAACATTGTATTATTAATAAAGTGCTCACATTGTGTAGATTCTAACACTCCATCGAGGTTCATATGTTCTTCTATTTTATATACTATTATGCCTTTTACTTTATCCATAATTGCATTTTTATCAACGATATCAAGAGATTCTCCCTTTTTAAATACCTTATTAAATATTTCTACGTCTTTTAAAAATAATAATTTTTTCATAACTTCCATCCACCCTTCAATTTAATATATAAATGTGTATTTATTCTTAATATTTAAACAATTTACCTCTTTTAACAATCATATAATATAACATGCCCTTATTGCAATAATTTTTATCTTAAATATTTATTTATCTATTTCATTCCAAGAATCTGAAGTTACAATACTTACCTTTAATTGTTTTAAAACAGTATTTATTGGATTAAATGTACTAGTATTTTTAGAACCACTCATAAGAAGTGCCACAACATAATTGTTTTTATCTAACAAAACAGCTCCAGAATCTCCACCTTCAGCCATCTGAGTTGTTAATATTTGTTCTTTGTATATAGCTGCTTTTTTTAAAATATCATAATTTACTCTAATAGTAGTATGTAAACTTGTTATTACACCAGTAGTTAACTCACTAATAGCTCCAACCTTTTTAACATTTTCATTTAATTTAGGAGTATTTATTCCCTTTGGCATACCAACTAAAGCAATTTTAGGAGATACTAATGATTTATCTATAACCTTAGCTATAGAACAATCTGTATAATTAGTAGGAGTTGTAATAGCTCCTTTAAACTTTATTTTAATATATTTTGAAAGATTCCCTATAACATCTGTTTTAATATCCCCTTTATATTGACAACTAGGTTGAATTATTTTAGTACCTAAAGGAGCTTGATTAATCATAGTAAGAACATGATTATTGCTTAATATAAATAAATCTTTGCTATCTTTAACCAAACATCCTAATGTACCTGAATGCGCAGTATTGTATTCATTTCCTATAACATATCCTCCAAGAATTGGCCTTACTTTTTGTATTAAAGAACATGGTTTAAAATATCCTGTTTCCTTCACATCTGTTGGAATTTCTTTATATAAATTAGGGACTATATCCTGTGAATTTAGTTCGTTACTAGGAAGTTTTCTACTTACAAACACTTGAATACATAGCTTCTTAGTATAAAACCCATTTTGAACTTTATATCCACAACCTATCCCTACTACATTTGCTTTATTTAAAAAGTACTCATATTCACAATTACATATATAAGAAATTTCTTTTTCCATTTTATATTCATTATGGTAACCCATTATATAACCTCATTTCAATTTAATAATTAATATTATATTTATATTGGTTATACTTTATCTTAATGAATATTGTTTAATTAATAGTAAGATAAATCTATTATTTAAATATCATTAATGTTGTTTTCAGGAAATTTATAATAGTATGTTGGTTTACATACTCATAATACATAACTTTAATTTAATATGTAAATATATATTTATTCCTAATATTTAAATGATTCGCCTAATAACATACTCCTTTTTGCAACTGTATTTTTATTCTTTAAAAGTATTATTATTACATATATTCATTGAAGTGGTATAAAAAACGTGATAAAATAGTTTATATTATGGAATATTTTATCAAAATTTTGTTTTTTAAAGATACTTAAACTAAAAACAGAAATTTGCGAAAGGAGATTTTTAATTGACAAATCTAATAAAAAGTAATTTCAAAATATTTTTCAGAAGTTTATACCTATCTGTACCATTATTGATATTTTTTATTATATTAAATGGGTATTTGGGGGTAGGTATTCGTAATTTAACTATACATAAAGATGCACTTTTTTATCTTCAATATAGTCAAAGAATTAGTGTAATTTATTTTATTTTCTTTACTTTTATATCTTATGAATATCTAATTAAAAGTAAAAATAGCAATCTCTTAGAAAGCATTTCAGTTCTAAATAAAGGAACCTTAAAATTATATTTTTCAAAACTTATAGTTCTTGTAGCAATTATACTAATTATGACATTAAATATATTTGCATATAATTTTATTGTCTATATTGTAATGAAGGTACACTCTACATCTTACTTGCTTCATATAATATTAAATCACTTATTGAATATATTCTTAGTATCTATTTTTGCTGTATGTATTGGAAGCACTATATCATTGTATTTTAAAAGATTCCCTGCATATGCTCTGATGATACTTTCAGTAATCTTAATAAGTCCAATTTCTGAAAAGGTTCCTTATATACTTCATATGGGTTATAACATAGATATATATTTTCTAAGAGAACCATTTAATATTTTGCCTCCTAATTTAAATTGGGAAAGCGAATATTTGTATGGATTGTCTATAGAACCTTATAGATGGAATTTAATTGCCTTTTGGATAAGTTTTTTAAGCTTTCTTATGATTTTAAAATTAAGTAAAAGGAAGTATAAATCTTTAAATATTACAGCTGCAATTTTACTAATATTCTCACTAGGTAATTTTTATGGGTTCACTAAACCAGGTAGTATTTTAAAAAAAGATTATAATCCTAAAAATTTCACAGCTTTTGATGAGATATACTACTCAGATGATGTTCAGAAAGAAGAAAAAGCATTATTTAAGATTTCAGAATATGATATGAAACTCAATATAAATAGGGAATTAGAAAATGATATAATCATTCATTTAAATGAAAAAGAACCATTAAAAACTTATAAGTTCACATTATATAGAAACTATAAAATAAAGAAAGTTCTAGGTAAAAATAATGAAACTTTAGAATATAAAAGAGATGGAGATTATTTAGAAGTTATTAATCCTACCAATAATAAACTCAATGAAATAAGAATCGTATATAGTGGATCTAGCCCTGTATTTTATAGTAATTGTCAAGGGGTTTTACTGCCTGGATATTTCCCATACTATCCAACAGAAGGTTATAAAAGGATGTATACAGATGGAGGTAGATTTGTTCCAGTAATAAGGGATTATACTGTTAAATTTAATATATCTTTAAAATCAAACTTAGATATTGCATCAAATCTTGATAAAAAGGATAGCAAGCTTTCTGGACAAGCCCAAGAGGTTACCTTAATGGGTGGATTTCTAAAAGAAAAATCCGTGAAAGATAATATTGTTTATGAATTATTACTAGATAAAATGGATACAAGTGTTTTTTCACATATAGATAACAACATAAATTCATATAACAAAATACTTTCATCTAATTATAAATTTACTATAAAATCAAAGAAAATCTTCCAAGCACCAACAACACTTTTAAATAGAGTTGCTTATAATGGTATAGCTGATTTTAAGGATCATATTATTGTACCTGGATTAGATGCAAATGTATTATCACTTG
This window contains:
- a CDS encoding deoxyuridine 5'-triphosphate nucleotidohydrolase, producing MKKLLFLKDVEIFNKVFKKGESLDIVDKNAIMDKVKGIIVYKIEEHMNLDGVLESTQCEHFINNTMLNSLLDNKLATIDEVEFNELYFAKTKPNAIIPTKREEDAGYDVYTCETETIVIEPCSLRMIDTGIAIACNKAYFPKFFDKGGMGSKGIIVGAGVGDSGYRDSYFIPLINTNLQKTVVITTQSDEEIEKCTHFDLEQNKFITIDSNADVRVCEYVKKEDCIIKPINKAITQFVMLPVPTFNTKEVSWEQLKNIKSERGLGKLGSSGK
- a CDS encoding ABC transporter permease, which produces MTNLIKSNFKIFFRSLYLSVPLLIFFIILNGYLGVGIRNLTIHKDALFYLQYSQRISVIYFIFFTFISYEYLIKSKNSNLLESISVLNKGTLKLYFSKLIVLVAIILIMTLNIFAYNFIVYIVMKVHSTSYLLHIILNHLLNIFLVSIFAVCIGSTISLYFKRFPAYALMILSVILISPISEKVPYILHMGYNIDIYFLREPFNILPPNLNWESEYLYGLSIEPYRWNLIAFWISFLSFLMILKLSKRKYKSLNITAAILLIFSLGNFYGFTKPGSILKKDYNPKNFTAFDEIYYSDDVQKEEKALFKISEYDMKLNINRELENDIIIHLNEKEPLKTYKFTLYRNYKIKKVLGKNNETLEYKRDGDYLEVINPTNNKLNEIRIVYSGSSPVFYSNCQGVLLPGYFPYYPTEGYKRMYTDGGRFVPVIRDYTVKFNISLKSNLDIASNLDKKDSKLSGQAQEVTLMGGFLKEKSVKDNIVYELLLDKMDTSVFSHIDNNINSYNKILSSNYKFTIKSKKIFQAPTTLLNRVAYNGIADFKDHIIVPGLDANVLSLDLIQSNLLKNIKKKQISDMLFEYILDKDSFTDKKRFEEMPKEMFEDPFYQIDYLFLEKINKLGGDYVIKNSYKFLIDENDKRDAMTFVKNLK